In one window of Frigoriglobus tundricola DNA:
- a CDS encoding ferritin-like domain-containing protein translates to MMEALMLTTEAATPGAAVVRPTVWTSAEWSAYFRANAGNRLDVPREAGAGVTPEELAEIVDSLRAWQLGETSDGSRLLRTAEAHAARIGDPGFVDAIRLFIAEEQRHGEELGRFLDAAAVPRVRRDLGDSLFRVFRHFLMRMEVWATVVVMIEVHALLYYAAIRRATGSAVLRRICDQILRDEVPHIRFQCERLAIIHRGRGRVLGVLTAASQRVLFVGITMAVWVGHRRALRAGGFTFRRFWRNSWAQMGRAWRAMRPGAYRWPVRAGG, encoded by the coding sequence ATGATGGAAGCTCTGATGCTCACAACAGAAGCCGCTACGCCGGGCGCTGCGGTGGTGCGGCCGACGGTGTGGACGTCGGCGGAGTGGTCCGCGTACTTCCGCGCCAACGCGGGCAACCGGCTCGACGTGCCGCGGGAGGCCGGGGCCGGCGTGACGCCAGAGGAGCTGGCGGAAATCGTCGATTCGCTCCGCGCGTGGCAGCTCGGTGAGACGTCCGACGGCTCGCGCCTCCTCAGGACCGCCGAAGCGCACGCGGCCCGGATCGGTGATCCGGGCTTCGTGGACGCCATCCGGCTGTTCATCGCGGAGGAGCAGCGGCACGGGGAGGAACTCGGCCGGTTCCTCGACGCCGCGGCCGTACCGCGCGTCCGGCGCGACCTCGGCGACTCGCTGTTCCGGGTGTTCCGCCACTTCCTCATGCGGATGGAGGTGTGGGCCACCGTCGTCGTCATGATCGAGGTCCACGCGCTGCTCTACTACGCCGCGATCCGGCGCGCGACCGGGTCGGCGGTCCTGCGCCGCATCTGCGACCAGATCCTGCGCGACGAGGTGCCGCACATCCGCTTCCAGTGCGAGCGGCTCGCGATCATCCACCGTGGGCGCGGCCGGGTGCTCGGGGTGCTGACCGCTGCTTCGCAGCGTGTGCTGTTCGTGGGGATCACGATGGCGGTCTGGGTGGGCCACCGCCGCGCGCTGCGTGCCGGCGGGTTCACGTTCCGGCGGTTCTGGCGCAACTCATGGGCGCAAATGGGGCGGGCGTGGCGGGCGATGCGCCCGGGCGCGTACCGGTGGCCGGTGCGGGCCGGCGGCTGA
- a CDS encoding transcriptional regulator, translated as MPDTEPGAGDAGRFAYEGLDRVLHEKARLGILTALVTHPEGLSFSDLTRLCDLTDGNLSRHLDVLAEAGLVKITKGFEGRRPHTTCALTAQGRKRFRAYLTQLEKVLRDAAAQEDGRAAKAQTRPGLAGA; from the coding sequence ATGCCTGACACCGAACCCGGAGCCGGGGACGCGGGCCGCTTCGCGTACGAGGGGCTCGACCGCGTGCTGCACGAGAAGGCGCGCCTGGGCATCCTCACGGCGCTGGTCACGCACCCGGAGGGCCTGTCGTTTTCCGACCTCACGCGCCTGTGCGACCTGACCGACGGCAACCTGAGCCGCCACCTGGACGTGCTGGCCGAGGCCGGCCTGGTGAAGATCACGAAGGGGTTCGAGGGCCGCCGCCCGCACACGACGTGCGCGCTGACCGCCCAGGGCCGCAAGCGGTTCCGCGCGTACCTGACGCAACTGGAGAAGGTGCTCCGCGACGCCGCCGCACAGGAGGACGGTCGGGCGGCGAAGGCACAAACGCGCCCGGGGCTGGCCGGGGCATGA